The following DNA comes from Fusarium verticillioides 7600 chromosome 9, whole genome shotgun sequence.
CATGCCTAAGTGGCAGGACGACGTCAACACGGTCCGCCACATCTTCCGAGGAGTATTTACAAACAATGAGCTCGCTACTCGCTgcgccaacatcatcgacgTTATCTTGCCAGACCCTCTGTTGACAACGAGTGATTGGGCAAATGTCCAGCTCGATCCCATGCTGATGGACTTTTCGACGTGGCCGGCAGCTTCTGCTGATGAGTTTGCCAGTGTTCTTGGCTGGCCTGACTGGGCTAATTTTATGCAGTAGATGGACTTATCGGACGCCGTTCTGCAAGGGGTCATCAGTTTATGATGCGTACATTTGGTGCGATGAGATGGGATCTTATGTATTCTCCATTTGGTATATCGTTTTCGTCGGCCCGCTTGATCGCTGCTCCTATCGTCGTCTCGATCCCGGCTTTGAGGTGTCGGGATGCCAGCCGTTCCCGAGCGATGTCGACTGGGATATCGACAAACCATCTTAACTTCGAGTTAGCCTAAGATACAATTTAATGAGCAACCACCGAAACTTACTTGTCATCTGCTAATATTGAAATGCGACTCCATGGCTCTTGGTTTAAGAGTACATAGTTGCCTTCGATGATAACAACTTTGGCACGCGAAGGAATCTCAGTGGCATCGGGTATTGGGTCCTTTCTCGCGTGGTCGAATCCTGGcgctttgatgatgatttgcGGTTCGTTATGTGTCGTCACAGGTGTTTTCTTGATTAGCGCGACGAGATCTACCAAGGCGGCGGCATTGAATGTGAAAGGTGCGCCGCGTCTTCGAAATGCTTCTTCAGGGTCGTCAAAGGAACAGAGAGTCGTGCGACTATAATGGAATCCATCCTGATAAGTTGGATGTTAGTCATCTGGCTGTTGCTTGGGGTCAGGGATTCCAGGACACACTGACCATAGGAAGGACTGCGACATCGGAAATAccgttcttcttcagctctttgaTCAAAGCATCTGATATCGTGGTTTTGCCCGATCCTGGTATACCAGCCAGCGCAATCAAGATTCGTTGTCTTGGACTGCAGAGCTTCTGCTCGGTCAAAAGACGCTCGACGCGTTCAATTAGCTTCGCTGTTGTCTTGCCCAAATCGCCGTCCATTTTGGGATTAGTGATGAATAAATACGAAATGGTGGCCACTTCAGTCCTCTTTATCCTCGTCTCTTTGGAGGAGATCGATCCGTCTTGAGTCATGTAACGACAACTCCAATTCCCCACGGGATACAGTAGCCCGGACACTTAGCTCCTTGATTCCTAATTGGTTCGGACTGGAGTCGGCCGGACCCAGTGAGATGGAGTCCTACGTAGTATCCATCTCCAATATTCTGTGGGGTTCATGTTGCACACGGAGCAAAACTTGGTCACCTTATGCTGATCCTATACGAATATAAGAACCCCAGAAGATCTCCGCAACCTTTTGTTTCCCCAGCTCAATCCCCAGATTCAATTTCGACCTGAACATCACTCAAATTGTCGAGTTTCAATATGGCTGGTGACCAAATTACCAGTGAGCAGCAGCTCGATGCAGTACCCAAAAAGGGTGTCTGGCGCCAGTTGCGTGAGAACCCTTACATTTTTGGGCTTTCTATGGTGAGCGGTTTCCTTTCGTAACTCTTATCAGAACTGACACTCTATCATTAGTttgccagtcttggtggCTTCCTCTTTGGCTATGATCAAGGCGTCGTGTCGGGTGTATTGACCATGGAGTCATTCGCTGTTGACTTTCCACGAATCTACCTTGACAGTGGTTTCAAGGGTTGGTTTGTCTCAACTCTACTTCTGTGCGCGTGGTTTGGGTCGCTCATCAACGGCCCCATTGCCGACTACATTGGTAGAAAGGGCTCGATCCTCCTGGCTGTTGTCGTATTTACCATAGGGTCAGCTTTCCAGGCTGGCGCTGACTCTATCCCTATGCTTTTCGCTGGTGAGTTGCAGCATATCCCTTGCTTCGGTTACTTCCGCTAACACTAAGGCAGGCCGTGCTGTGGCTGGTCTCTCAGTTGGCATGTTGACCATGATTGTGCCCATGTATATGTCCGAGGTATCAAGCCCTGGCATTCGGGGTACTCTTGTCGTTCTGCAGCAACTTAGTATCACCCTCGGTATCCTCGTAAGCTACTGGTTAGAGTATGGAACCCAGTACATCGGCGGCCATCGATGTGCACCTAATATACCGTACTCAGGCGGCACCCCGGACAAACGCACGTTCGACCCTCGATATGATGTTGGCCCCGACGGATGCACAGGCCAATCCGAGGCTGCCTGGCGAGTTCCATTTGCCCTTCAGATTTTCCCTGCGCTTGTTCTGGGCATTGGCATGCTTTTCTTCCCCGAATCCCCGCGCTTCTATCTCATGCGTcacaaggaagacaaggccCTTGCCGCTCTGGCTCAACTCCGTCAGGTTCATGTTGACTCAGAATCCATCAGAGCTGAGTACTTAGCCATCAAGACCGAGGTCCTGTTTGACGAGTCCGTATCGGCGGAGAAGTTCCCCGGGAAGAGGGGCGTTTCCCTCTTCGCTGCTCAGCATGTTGCTCTTGTGTCTACGTGGCCTGCCTTCAAGCGTCTCGCCATTGgctgctgcatcatgtttTTCCAGCAGTTCATGGGCTGCAATGCCATCATCTACTACGCCCCAACCATGTTTGCGCAGTTGGGGCTCTCTGGAAACACCTCTGGTCTTTTGGCGACTGGTGTATACGGCATCGTTAACACGCTTTCAACGTTGCCCGCCCTCTTCTTGAttgacaagcttggccgTCGTCCGTTGCTCATGTGTGGTGCAGCTGGAACCTTCATCTCTCTCGTTATTGTCGGTGGCATCATTGGAGGTTTCGGCTCGGGTCTTGCCGACAATAAGGCTGCTGGCTGGGTTGGTATCGTCTTCATCTACATCTACGACGTCAACTTCTCGTTTTCCTTCGCCCCTATCGGTTGGGTTCTGCCCTCTGAAATTTTCAACCTTGGCAATCGCTCCAAGGCCATGGCTATTACCACTAGCGCTACTTGGATGTGTAACTTTATCATCGGACTTGTGACCCCTGACATGCTGACCAACCTTGGCTGGGGTACCTACATCTTTTTTGCCGCATTTTGCCTTCTTGCCTTCCTCTTTACCTACTTCTTTGTACCTGAGACTCGTGGAAAGAGTCTGGAGGACATGGATCTCGTCTTTGGCGATACTGCATCTCATGAGGAGAAGACAAGGTTGATGGAGATTGCATCTTCTATGGGCCTCACCGAATCCATTCCTGGGCACAAGGTTGGCCTTGCTAAGGAAGACTCTACTACAGCCGAGCATTTTGCTTAAGCTGGAGACCTGCGTAGTTGCTACCATTTCTCAAGGGATGGAGTGGTATACTAGACTGGCAGTACACAGCTTTACTTCAATACCTGATACCAagaaataaaataataaCTCTGATGCAAGCGAATAACTTCCTAAAACTTGATGTTTACTGCCCTCCAGGAGTTGCTGCCACAATGAACGTCTCCTTGCCCCTTGAAATGAGAGAACCAATCATCCTGATAAGTAATATTATACCCAGCACTGGCATACACCTCAGATACTGCATTCGCAAAGATATCCTGCTTTTTGATCACTGGACCCCAGGGCTTAGGTACAAGGACCTTTTGGTCTGGCAGAACCAGGCCGTTGACTGTACCCGGCCAGAGAGCTAGAACTTGGCTAGCTGTATCAACCGCTTGTCGCTGCAATGAGTTCTTTGGGGTACCTGCCTCCACGATCGACTTTACCTTGTGAACGGGTCCCATGGCGCCTTTCATCGTGATGCCGGTCTTGCCTGACGCCTTTTGGGGTGTTTTGGAGGAGTCGTCCTCCGCATTTGAGTCTGATGGCTTCTAGCCAGGGCACAACCAGCTGTCCGACTCAGCATAGTAGAATAGCATGGGAACTCGGAAGATGTCCTTGTCCGTGATCCCAGTTTCTCgtttgaggatgttgagattggCTTCAATGCGCTGAGCTGAGTTCTTCTGGATGGCgtcaaagtccttgaacttgagggCCTCTTGAATAGTCTGCGCTGGAAGACACagctcctgcttcttctcctccactcGAAGCGAACGGGAAACAGCCTTGACATTTCCATGACCAGCCTTGGACGCCTTCCTCAGTAGATCAAGGCCCTTGAGCGGATCTGCGACCATAAGGATCCATCCACGCTCATTGCAGGCAGGCAAAAATTGGAGAAActcgtcaacatggccaacgtACAACCAGCTTGTGTCGAGAATAAGAGGGTCTTGAACCTCTTGGGCCTTGAGAAAGTCAACCATGAGAGGAGCTCTTCCGTCCCAAGCGCCCATGATCGTTCTGCCTTGAGGGAATTACTTCTCATTGTACTTGTAGGGTGGAATAGTTTCCAGGTTTCCAGTGGAGTCGATAGTATCGCCGTCACCTGGATGTTGTACTGCGCCAACCTTGTCGTTTCGGAGCTCATGGAACGCGTCGCGACCAGATCGACGAGAGCTCTGGACTGATCTGATCATAATTCGGATAGTAACCGGGCCATTGGGGCCAGGCATGCTGCAGTAGCCGGGTTCAAAAAAGTCTTGTGTCCAAATATCTTGGTTgtcgaaaaagaagatggggtcTTTGATACCGGAACTGGCGACGTTGCGCTTGATATCATTTACAAACTGCTCCTGCTGAGGATTGGAGCCAGGCTCGTTCACACCCGTAGAGAAGATGCGCTGAGCCACCTGCCCGTGGTGATGCGTCAAGGCAGGGGCAACTCGCACAGCGACAATGTCGGTTGCTTTTATCTTGCCATCAGTGACTGTGAACTGTATCTTTGCATTGCCATCCCAGCCCTTGGGGCGTCGGACATCGCGTGCATCAATGCCCAGTTCGAGGCCTGATGAAAGCTCCTTGGCCGAGAACACATAATCGCCTGATACGTAGGTCCActtgttgctcttctttgtGAAGACACGGACTTTTGCAGCGGCTGCTTTATCGGTAACTTGAATAGATCCGTTGGCAGAAGGACTCAATCCGGATATAGGAAGGGTTTTGAGCGGCGCAAGATATCTTGGGTTGCGTTGGATGTCATCTGTGGCATCGTTACACAAGTCCAAATAAGTCTCATTACTTGGGATGATGTCGACGCTGGGTCCCCATTTCTTAGCACAACGAAGGCCAGTGTCGCCAATGTtcggcaagatcaaggcgcCTCGAGTAGCGGTCCATGAAGATTTCCCATCGAGGTCTTTCTTGTCGACTTTTCCGTCGCGGTTGGTATCTGCGAGGATGGTCACTTTGAGAGCATCGCATGTTGCGACTAACGCTATTGTGGTTGTCAGCTGGGATAATCTCAATCGAAAACTGCCTGTGTACCTAGCGTCAAGGCAGTTGGAAACTTCATTTTGACTTGATCCCTCCAAGATATTGAGGCGAAGGGCCCGAGAAACAATTCACGGTTTTATGTTCCTCAACACATGTTATGCTTATTTATAGCAATTAATAGAACATCCTTCCATTGAACTCTAATCTCGGTAACATGACTGAAAGTCCACTTAGCGAGCTCGTATAAATCCTACACTCGTTTCTAGACCAGTCGATTGCCTGTGGTGGAAAAATGCCCCTTGCATTACCTAGGATCCAAATATGGTGGCTCCTTTTTAGGCTGTTGTTAGTGGTCATAGCGTTTAGACCCCCGAACGCTTTTGTCTCGATCTGATGATGGATTCAATTCTAGACCTCCTTGACGTTGACTTCACATGCTACACATGTAAGATAGTGTGATGTAAGCTGCATCCTAGTTCTCCCGAATGACCAGAATGGTTACAATCCTGAGCCTTGCATTGGAGTAATGGAGCACACTCTGTTTACTCGACCTTGCTCACTGCCTGAGAAGACGTTCAAATACTTCGCTATTAGTGAGGGCGAAATCCAGTTGAAACAAGCAATACTAACTATTTAAAGTCCCCGAAAGCAAATCATGTTCTCGAAGCTATTGCAATGAATTTTCTTAATTGTTTTCCTTTTGGCATCTTATACATAACGTGTTTGGCCTGTTTTCAGTTGCTATTAGAAGACAGTCCGGGGTATGTCTTTATATCTAAAGTGAACCAGGGCTTGCCAGGTAAGCAATGCACCTATCACGAGCGTATCTTTATGTAACCCAGGGTTCAGATCGCGCAGTTAAACCCAATTGATACCAGCAAGGTAGAATTCTTCATTACAATTAGGCCACAAGGGAATACTAAATGCTTCACATGGCTATATCGATAGACCAGTCTATAAAATAATGTTTCATAATGAATAGAACTCTAAGCTGGCTGTATAAGCACTCAAGTCGCGTATCTCGCAACGCTTTACCTATCACCACTAAAGTGACCACGCTCAAAGACCAGCCAGGATCTGGGGGAACAACTTCTCAGTGAAGTCCCAGAGAATAGGAGTGTAGTCAGGAGCCCAAGTGAGGCCAGTCCAGAACGTGTTACGCTGGCCCTGAAGAGCATAAATCTTGTTGTAGAAGCCGcgctcaagctcctcaggACAGACCTTGGGAACAGTCAAGCCGTGTGACGCAAATGCAAGAATATCAGGAGTGGTCACATCGTAAGTTCCAGCCTTGCCGATGTTGGTAAACAcctgcttgatgagatccttggccttttgagCTGTCAGGCTGGCCGTGCCAAGGACACGAGTTGTCCAGAAGTCCTGCTCACCCGAGCGAGAGTAGGCATCGACAAAGTTACCTCGTGGAAGGTAGTAGTTGGTGGCGTTGTCAGCGGTGTTGGTAATGCCGCCGACGGTCTTGGGTAGGCCTGTCTTGCCGACGACGCCGACGTACAGCGTCTCCCAagagaacttggagaagagcgacTTCTCTTTGGCATCGAGATCCCAGGTTCCAACGTTGTCTGGGGATGGAGTTGCTGCGAAGAggaccttcttggccttgatggtcttcttgcCAGAGGGTGTCTGCACGACGAGCTCTGAGCCCTGGGAAGTTCGCTTGCTCCAGGCAACAGTGCTTTCAAGAAGAACGTCATCCTTGATCAAGTTGTAGACGTTGTCGTAGAGTGACAGGGTAGAGCCTGTGGATGGA
Coding sequences within:
- a CDS encoding MFS transporter, SP family, sugar:H+ symporter, which encodes MAGDQITSEQQLDAVPKKGVWRQLRENPYIFGLSMFASLGGFLFGYDQGVVSGVLTMESFAVDFPRIYLDSGFKGWFVSTLLLCAWFGSLINGPIADYIGRKGSILLAVVVFTIGSAFQAGADSIPMLFAGRAVAGLSVGMLTMIVPMYMSEVSSPGIRGTLVVLQQLSITLGILVSYWLEYGTQYIGGHRCAPNIPYSGGTPDKRTFDPRYDVGPDGCTGQSEAAWRVPFALQIFPALVLGIGMLFFPESPRFYLMRHKEDKALAALAQLRQVHVDSESIRAEYLAIKTEVLFDESVSAEKFPGKRGVSLFAAQHVALVSTWPAFKRLAIGCCIMFFQQFMGCNAIIYYAPTMFAQLGLSGNTSGLLATGVYGIVNTLSTLPALFLIDKLGRRPLLMCGAAGTFISLVIVGGIIGGFGSGLADNKAAGWVGIVFIYIYDVNFSFSFAPIGWVLPSEIFNLGNRSKAMAITTSATWMCNFIIGLVTPDMLTNLGWGTYIFFAAFCLLAFLFTYFFVPETRGKSLEDMDLVFGDTASHEEKTRLMEIASSMGLTESIPGHKVGLAKEDSTTAEHFA